In Synechococcus sp. HK05, one DNA window encodes the following:
- the nth gene encoding endonuclease III produces the protein MRKEERAALILQRLEEHYPTTPVPLDHSDAFTLLIAVLLSAQCTDKKVNEVTPALFAAGPTPQSMAALPEATILGHIRQLGLAKTKARNVKRLAELLLERHNGEVPASFQALEALPGVGHKTASVVMAQAFGVPAFPVDTHIHRLAQRWGLSSGVSVTRTETDLKRLFPKHAWNKLHLQIIFYGREFCTARGCDGTVCPLCRELYPKRRKPVAWIKA, from the coding sequence GTGAGGAAAGAGGAGCGGGCCGCCCTGATCCTGCAGCGTTTGGAGGAGCACTACCCCACCACACCGGTGCCACTGGATCACAGCGATGCCTTCACCTTGTTGATCGCGGTGCTGCTCAGCGCCCAGTGCACCGATAAGAAGGTGAATGAGGTCACGCCCGCTTTGTTTGCAGCCGGGCCGACTCCGCAGTCGATGGCTGCACTACCCGAAGCCACGATCCTGGGTCACATTCGTCAGCTGGGGTTGGCCAAAACCAAAGCCCGCAATGTGAAACGGCTGGCGGAGTTGCTGCTCGAGCGGCACAACGGTGAGGTGCCGGCCAGTTTCCAAGCCCTGGAGGCGCTGCCTGGTGTGGGCCACAAGACGGCCTCGGTTGTGATGGCGCAGGCCTTTGGCGTGCCCGCTTTCCCGGTGGATACGCATATCCATCGCCTGGCGCAGCGCTGGGGCCTCAGCAGCGGCGTGAGTGTGACCCGCACGGAAACCGATCTCAAGCGCCTGTTCCCGAAGCACGCCTGGAACAAGTTGCACCTACAGATCATTTTTTATGGCCGCGAATTCTGCACGGCCCGCGGCTGCGACGGAACGGTTTGCCCGCTGTGCAGGGAGCTGTATCCCAAGCGCCGCAAGCCGGTGGCTTGGATCAAGGCTTGA
- the aroC gene encoding chorismate synthase, producing MGSSFGDLFRISTFGESHGGGVGVIVDGCPPRLELDLEAIQAELDRRKPGQSKITTPRKEDDRVEILSGLLDGVTLGTPIAMVVRNKDQRPQDYKEVEVAFRPSHADATYQAKYGIQARSGGGRASARETIGRVAAGAIAKQLLAKAHGTEVIAWVKRIHTLEATIDPCTVQLEDVEANIVRCPDAAMAGQMIERIEAIGRDGDSCGGVIECVVRQAPVGLGMPVFDKLEADLAKAVMSLPATKGFEIGSGFEGTLQKGSEHNDAFLPTGDGSLHTATNNSGGIQGGISNGEPIVIRVAFKPTATIRKAQQTINARGEATTLEAKGRHDPCVLPRAVPMVEAMVALVLADHLLRQQGQCSLW from the coding sequence ATGGGCAGCAGCTTCGGCGACCTTTTCCGCATCAGCACCTTCGGCGAGTCCCACGGTGGCGGGGTTGGGGTGATCGTGGATGGCTGCCCGCCAAGGCTGGAGCTCGATCTTGAAGCGATTCAGGCGGAACTCGACCGGCGTAAACCCGGCCAGAGCAAGATCACCACGCCGCGCAAGGAAGATGATCGCGTGGAGATTCTCAGCGGTCTGCTCGATGGCGTGACCCTCGGCACGCCGATCGCGATGGTGGTGCGCAACAAGGATCAGCGCCCCCAGGATTACAAGGAGGTGGAGGTGGCCTTCCGGCCCTCCCACGCCGATGCCACCTATCAGGCGAAATACGGCATCCAGGCCCGCAGTGGTGGCGGCCGTGCCTCAGCCCGGGAAACCATCGGCCGGGTGGCCGCGGGAGCCATTGCCAAACAGCTACTGGCCAAAGCCCACGGCACCGAAGTGATCGCCTGGGTGAAGCGGATTCACACCCTGGAAGCCACGATCGATCCGTGCACAGTGCAGCTGGAGGATGTAGAGGCCAACATCGTGCGCTGCCCGGATGCTGCGATGGCAGGGCAAATGATCGAGCGGATTGAGGCGATCGGCCGCGATGGCGATTCCTGCGGCGGCGTGATCGAGTGCGTTGTGCGTCAGGCGCCCGTGGGGCTCGGCATGCCGGTGTTCGACAAGCTGGAAGCGGATCTGGCCAAGGCGGTGATGTCGCTGCCGGCCACCAAGGGATTCGAGATCGGCTCCGGCTTTGAGGGCACCCTGCAGAAAGGAAGCGAACACAACGACGCCTTCCTGCCCACCGGCGATGGCTCCCTGCACACCGCCACCAACAATTCAGGCGGCATTCAGGGCGGGATCAGCAATGGCGAACCGATCGTGATCCGGGTGGCATTCAAGCCCACCGCCACGATCCGCAAGGCCCAGCAAACGATCAACGCCCGCGGCGAAGCCACCACCCTGGAAGCCAAGGGGCGCCACGACCCGTGTGTGTTGCCGCGGGCCGTGCCGATGGTGGAGGCGATGGTGGCCTTGGTGCTGGCGGATCACCTGCTGCGCCAACAGGGGCAGTGCAGCCTGTGGTGA
- a CDS encoding bifunctional 4-hydroxy-2-oxoglutarate aldolase/2-dehydro-3-deoxy-phosphogluconate aldolase, giving the protein MINGLRRQPLLAVLRPQSLNQARLQLEQLHQAGLCHAELAVTPSPDWVAMARELVIDFPELRLGAASVRCSAGLQAALQAGLGYVVSPILDRALLEQAAAAAITLVPGVFSPTEITAAVRWGAPAVKLYPAASLGPGYWRALAGPLRPLPFCIAAGGLAPGDANAWYAAGVDALALGSCLFDDDQLDPALSQLVVTLRSKCYP; this is encoded by the coding sequence TTGATCAATGGCCTCCGCCGCCAGCCTTTGCTGGCGGTGCTGAGGCCGCAATCTCTAAACCAGGCTCGCCTGCAGCTTGAGCAGCTGCACCAGGCGGGCCTTTGTCATGCCGAATTGGCTGTGACCCCATCGCCGGACTGGGTGGCGATGGCGCGCGAGTTGGTGATCGATTTCCCGGAGCTTCGCCTCGGTGCGGCCTCGGTGCGTTGCTCGGCTGGTTTGCAGGCAGCCCTTCAAGCGGGGCTTGGCTACGTCGTGTCGCCGATCCTCGATCGCGCCCTGCTGGAGCAGGCGGCAGCAGCGGCGATCACGCTGGTGCCAGGGGTGTTCAGCCCCACCGAAATCACTGCGGCGGTGCGGTGGGGGGCCCCGGCTGTGAAGCTCTATCCGGCCGCGAGCCTTGGCCCCGGTTATTGGCGCGCCCTGGCGGGGCCCCTGCGGCCGTTGCCGTTTTGTATTGCCGCCGGAGGCCTTGCCCCAGGCGATGCCAACGCTTGGTATGCCGCTGGCGTCGATGCCCTGGCCCTGGGGAGTTGCCTGTTTGATGACGACCAGCTCGATCCAGCCCTGAGTCAGCTTGTTGTCACTTTGAGATCCAAGTGCTACCCCTGA